agatgatccaagtagaacactttaagtggatccatatcaataaatttttagcaagcaaagatgcaagcaaatagaaggcacatggaaacacaaacaaagatacatacggaaagaaggcgaatggaaaagagagggcgaataaaacggcaagggtgaagtgagggagaggaaaacgagaggcaaatggcaaataatgtaatgcgagggataagagtttgtgattggtacttggtatgtcttgacttgtgcgtagatctccccggcaacagcgccagaaatccttcttgctacctcttgagcactgcgttggttttcccttgaagaggaaagggtgatgcagcaaagtagcgtaagtatttccctcagttttttgagaaccaaggtatcaatccagtaggagactacacgcaagtccctcgtacctacacaaacaaataagaacctcgcaaccaacacgataaaggggttgtcaatcccttcacggtcacttacgagagtgagatctgatagagataataataataagataaatatttttggtatttttacgatatagattgaaagtaaagactgCAAAATAAATGGTGCCAGAAGCAGCTTgttaacgggagattaatataaaggagaatagacccggggccataggtttcactagtggcttctctcaagatagcataagtattacggtgggtgaaaaaattactgccgagcaattgatagaaaagtgcataattatgagaatatctaggcatgatcatgtatataggcatcacgtccgcgacaagtagaccgaaacgattctgcatctactactattactccacacatcgaccgctatccagcatgcatctagagtattaagttcataagaacagagtaatgcattaggcaagatgacatgatgtagagggataaactcaagcaatatgatataagccccatctttttatcctcgatggcaacaatacaatacgtgccttgctgcccctgttgtcactaggaaaggacactgcaagattgaacccaaagctaagcacttctcccattgcaagaaagataaatctagtaggccaaaccaaactgataattcgaagagacttgcaaagataaccaatcatacataaaagatttcagagaagaatcaaatattgttcatagataaacttgatcataaacccacaattcatcggatctcgacaaacacaccgcaaaaagagttacatcaaatagatctccaagaagaccgaggagaacattgtattgagatccaaagagagagaagaagccatctagctaataactatggacccggaggtctgaggtaaactactcacacatcatcggaggggccatggagttgatgtagaggccctccgtgatcgattccccctccggtggagctccggaaaaggccccaatatgggttctcttgggtacagaaggttgcggcggtggaaatagggtttcatggtgctcctggctgttttcggggtatatgaatatatatatatatatatatatatatatatatatatatatatatatatatatatatatatatatatataggaggaagaagtaggtcggtggagctacgaggggggagggcgtgcctaggggtgtaggcgcgccccctgcctcgtggcctcctcgttggttgcttgacatccactgcaAGTCCCCcgaatcacgtttgttccaaaaataactctcccaaaggttttactccgtttggattttgtttgatattccttttctgcgaaacactgaaataggcaaaaaatagcaatttgcactgggccttgggttagtagtttagtcccaaaaataatataaaagtgtataaataagaccattaacatccaaaacagataatataatagcacggaacaatcaaaaattatagatacgttggagacgtatcaaggaaaggctggctcggctgggccgggCTGCACTGTTGCCAGTAGGCCGCAAGTGCACAGtagatttttctatttttctttattctttctgTTTCTTTTATTTCTCCATTGTTTTTAATTTATTTCAGCTATCAAATGAGTTTTTGTGAATATGAAATTTGGCACATAATTACTAGGCAACATTTTGAGCTAGCACACAAGGTTTCAAGTCATTCTGAAATACTATAATATTTGTTTGTTTTGCAATGGCTATTTTATTTACTGTTAGACCACTTTATAATTTCCTAGGGGTTAATTGGCGAGTCACATgatgttggttccaacatgacaaatgaTCAGAGGAATTAATAGAATAATGTGAACGTTTTAGTTTTTCTGTTCAAAGAAATAATGATTTCACTtgcaatttaaatttaaatttgactTGATTTTTGTCAAGTGGCAATTTGGCTTGGTAAagcatgatgacatggcatcattagcatgggTTCACTATAGCATAATTATTGGGGTGTTACACCCTCTCTCTTTAGACCAACCATTTTCATGGTTCGAGCAAGTTTCAAGCTTTTCCATTTGATGTTGTTACtcatggaggttggagactcctaggcgataGGAATCACTGATGAGGATCCAATTTTGTGGATTTCCTAGTCATTTGTAAAGGTTTGAAGGCCATCTCAAGGTTTACCACGAGTAGTTGGGCTTTGCCTTCATTGTGAAGGCTCAAGGAGAAGAAGGTGAGCCTTGGTGGTGCCAAGAGACCTTAGTGTTCTCGCATCTCTCCAAACGCCGGTTAGCTTCCAAGGAAATGCACATCGGGGTACGTCCTCGTCTCTGGGTGCTTTGGGTTCTTCCTTATCCAAACCAGATTACTTCTGTTTTACTCTAGTCCCTTGACCTTGCAAACATTGTTTAGGTTGTACTCATCGTAGTTACATTTAGGCAAACCTTTATTCCACAAAACATAAACTTGTAAGAGAGGGAGATAAATTTTGTAGAGACTTATTCACCTACGTAGGTCCATCTCAATCCTACCACATGTATAGAAAATTTGGTCCTACAATGCTACTGAAGGTACAAGGACACCAACATATGACTAAGATGTGTGATACTCACACCTCCTTGCTGTATGGCCAGGTTGAAGAACAATGTGCATGTGCAAACTCGTGCTTAGGCCAACTGCATTGGTTGAGCTCTTGGTTGTGTGACTCGTTGTTATTTCACATGAACCATAAGAGTAGTCATGATTCATCGACAACATGTAAGATATTTGCTATGAGTAATAATGGAGGAACGCTATGTCGATAAATTCAAAAGTAATGGAGGAACGTTATGCCGATAAATCCGATATATTCATTGATAACAGGTAAGATATATGTTATGAGTAATAATGGAGGAATATTACGTCGATAAATCCAAAATTAATGGATGAGCGTTATGTTGATATAAATCCAAAATTAACGGGGCAACTTCCATAATCGTGATTTATATGTGTGTAAAGTAAAAGCAAGGGCGCAGGTGCCAAGTTTTACCAGGTGCCTGCATTGGCATTGGCATTGTTGCAGGTAAAATTGGAACCGGAGGGTGTTCCATTATTGCTGGAGTGGTCATTTCAAAGCGATGGCTCTGGGCTGGTGGGTGGCATGAGCCTACCTTGCCACAAGATCATGCTATGAGGCAAACAGGCAGCGACGTGCTACTGTGGCTCTTTTCCTCAAAATGAAGGGCTACTCCGCTGACCGCCGGGACCCCACGCAGCGCCCATCACCCGAACCCTTTCACGTTTCCACCTCTTCCCCTCGCGCGCCCAATTTTAGCTCATTTTAGCCAGCCAACCGACCCACACCTCACACTCGCACGGCTACACTAGCTGGGACACTCCCAAAAACCCTCGTCCTCTCCCCTGCCGTTTCCACCGCCGCGACGAGATGCCGACCACGCCGTCGCCCGGCGACCTCCCCGGCCGCAGGCCCCGCCGCCTGATCATCGACGACGACGACGGCCACCACGCGCCGGAGGTCGCCGCGGCCGGGAGCCAGCGCGTCGAGGCGGAAAGCGCCCAGGATTTGGTGCCAAACCCGCTCGCGCCCTCGTCCTCTTCGCAGCCGGTGGCTGCACCGGCCACCGGCGCCAAGCCCGCCGAGATCATCGAGATCGACGACGACCGCGTGCCGGAGGTCGCCACGGTCGGGAGCCAGCGCGTCGAGGCGGAAAGCGCCGGGGATTTGTTGCGAAACCCGCTCGCGCCCTCGTCCTCTTCGCAGCGGGCGGATGCACTGGGCACCGGCGGCCATCCCGCCGAGATCATCGAGATCTCCGACgacgacggagaagaaaaagatgtCGGCGAGACCGGGGGACCTGTCAAGAAGGAGCCTGTCGATGACATCGACTGGCCCTCTCTCCTCTTGtcaagcgaggaggaggaggaggcccgaaGGTCTGACGAGAGTACGAGCAGCGGCGGCCCCGATGGAACGAGCAACGGAATTGAGACGAGTCGGCGAGAGGGTGCCTCTGACgatggcgaggaggagggggaggaggaggtggggatgccggatccagAGGATAAGGACGGTGCAGAGGACGCGCATGAGGAAGAAgataaagaggaggaagaggaagataaagAGGAAGATGAATGGGagcaggaagaagaggaagaatcgGAGGAATCGGAAGAAGATTCCGAGGAACCTGAGGCAGAGGAAGAACCGGGCCGTCGCGTGCTTAGCGATGCCAGGCTCGCCGGTCGGTACACGGGGCCGCGGCCGGGCGGCGAGATCTTCCTCAAGCGCAAGTTTGAAGGGTGGTACATCACCAAGATGGCGGACACCGCCTCTCCCGGCGGCACCGTCGCGTCGCGGCTGCGGTCAAAGCGGAGATGCCCCGACGCGAAGCTGCTCCGGCAAGCCACCCGCAGAAAGCCGTACTGCGTCGACACGCCCTCGCAGTCCAGCTCGGAGGCAGAGGAGGACGACAAAGACAAACCACCGCCTCATCCAGCGCGGTCGTCCAGTGACGAGGGCGGGCGCGGACATGGCAGGACGGGGATAAGGCGCCCACGGCGCCGAGGACAAAACGCCGATGATGACTCTGACGAAGACGGCAGATCGGCGACGAGGCGGCGCCGAGGACAAAACGCTGCCCACaccgatgaagactttgaggaacccGGCGGAATGGCTGCCGCGAGAAGGGAGAAGCAGCGCATGGAAGAAGATGATGCTGCTGCTGACGGCGGCGATGAGGCTGATGAGCAGGGAGCTTCCCGGAGGGCAAAGAAAGAAGGAGCGGCGTCCTGCCGGCAGGCGGCCGGCCGCAAGGGCAAGGACTTCCCCGCAGAGGGATGGGAGCAGCAGGGCGATGTCACCTTCAAGAAGAGCTCCCTGGTTCCTCCGAGGCGGCAGGACGGGCGAGACCAAGAGACTTACGACGATCTGCTCTACTCCATTTTCGAGGGAATCGAGACCACTCTTCAGAACGCCTCTGCTCCTCTGGACGCCCCTGTTCCTGCACCAGAGCAGGGAGGCGATCCGTTTCCTCTGGTGTTCTCCTTCGGGGTTGTAGATAAGGTGGTGCCGGAGAAGACTGCTCTGGACGACCTGTGGGCACAACGTGACTTGGCCTTGGACTTGGAGGCCGAATCCAACAAGGTTTCTTCTCACACTTGCCACAAGGTAACTaactaattttatttatttttctggaaATGGAGGTAACTAACTAAATAATCTGTTCCTCCTGTGAATTAATTGTCCAATTGTGCTACTACAATTTTTGGTTTGGACCAGTTACGTTTAATTTTTCTAGCAATTTGTGGCCTTGTTTTAGGTTCCTACAAATGTGAAAAAGATGAAAATTTCTTTTCCCTGGATACTGTATAACACTTTCGTTTCAGTTTTACAAACAAGCTAGTGATCCCTTTGTCTTTTCATTCAGGACGCAGAGAGCGATGAGCATGAAATTCCTGCACATGGAGGGACTTTTTGCAAGCGAGGGAAGCATGATCTCTTTCATGATGATCAAATCGGCATTCGATGCCGAAAATGTGATTACATCGAAATCGAAATTAGACACGTATTTCCATCCATGGTAAGCACAATTTGGCTTCAGCATGTGTATGTCAGTACGTGTTTCCATTGACTTTTCTAGAAATAGAGAGCATCAATAGGCACCTTGTTTCTCTTTTCCCTGACCTCTTCGATTCAACAGGCCAAGGAATCGACGGATAGGGAGCCAGCAGCGGAGCATGATAGGCTTGACATGTTCGTTGATGACATCCTGAAATCAGTTGGTTATGAAGGGGCAAGCAACGTGGCACTGGGAAGTGACAAAACTGGCGTCGTCTGGGATCTCATTCCTGGGGTACGGGAAGACATGTTCCCACAC
The Triticum dicoccoides isolate Atlit2015 ecotype Zavitan chromosome 3A, WEW_v2.0, whole genome shotgun sequence genome window above contains:
- the LOC119268376 gene encoding SNF2 domain-containing protein CLASSY 4-like, yielding MPTTPSPGDLPGRRPRRLIIDDDDGHHAPEVAAAGSQRVEAESAQDLVPNPLAPSSSSQPVAAPATGAKPAEIIEIDDDRVPEVATVGSQRVEAESAGDLLRNPLAPSSSSQRADALGTGGHPAEIIEISDDDGEEKDVGETGGPVKKEPVDDIDWPSLLLSSEEEEEARRSDESTSSGGPDGTSNGIETSRREGASDDGEEEGEEEVGMPDPEDKDGAEDAHEEEDKEEEEEDKEEDEWEQEEEEESEESEEDSEEPEAEEEPGRRVLSDARLAGRYTGPRPGGEIFLKRKFEGWYITKMADTASPGGTVASRLRSKRRCPDAKLLRQATRRKPYCVDTPSQSSSEAEEDDKDKPPPHPARSSSDEGGRGHGRTGIRRPRRRGQNADDDSDEDGRSATRRRRGQNAAHTDEDFEEPGGMAAARREKQRMEEDDAAADGGDEADEQGASRRAKKEGAASCRQAAGRKGKDFPAEGWEQQGDVTFKKSSLVPPRRQDGRDQETYDDLLYSIFEGIETTLQNASAPLDAPVPAPEQGGDPFPLVFSFGVVDKVVPEKTALDDLWAQRDLALDLEAESNKVSSHTCHKDAESDEHEIPAHGGTFCKRGKHDLFHDDQIGIRCRKCDYIEIEIRHVFPSMAKESTDREPAAEHDRLDMFVDDILKSVGYEGASNVALGSDKTGVVWDLIPGVREDMFPHQREGFEFMWRKLAGGIDIEQLRHTMNTDTTSGCVISHAPGTGKTRLAITFVQSYLELFPHCRPVIIAPRGMLATWEQEFSKWNVKLPFHVLSSSEIQWDQDKTIQKLVSKDHGLGQKLAMKKLSQKSKMMLKLASWYEGSSIIGLSYSLYRNLAKGEGKDGEMQRNLLLEKPGLLVLDEGHTPRNKKSLIWKVLAEVSTEKRIILSGTPFQNNFLELYNILCLVKPKFAKDFACTRLSKKGVASTSQSRAAPYVEEDEGKEFWSSLRISNITDEHITEIREKLGPFVHIHNGDILQKSLPGLRESVVILNPLPRQKEIIAMMEESAGKGFLDAEYKISLASIHPFLVTSTKLSDTEASVVDKMKSVRLNPCKGVKTWFVFEIIRLCEALKERVLVFSQYLEPLALIMDQLTTELDWTEGKEILLMSGNVRVKQREALMEAFNDMNSEAKVMLASTKACCEGITLVGASRVVLLDVVWNPSVGRQAIGRAYRIGQEKIVYTYNLIAEGTKEKVKYDRQATKDHMSKLLFSNEPQPTGSNLSPELISNDRILEKMAAREELKDMFVQILPSH